The Dermacentor albipictus isolate Rhodes 1998 colony chromosome 2, USDA_Dalb.pri_finalv2, whole genome shotgun sequence genome has a segment encoding these proteins:
- the LOC135898478 gene encoding uncharacterized protein, translating to MTPNGARIRAQSRREVYDRLHKIRLELEDLRRHCGRSDREALEALKRTCKGQEEEIARLKKKHEEAQEQIEYLKILLSAKGADQTDLDAAETCVDHNANSQLLEGQLLDGLWAAVKHAWSMEAEKNDLNILLSKKVLELNKLQLLYSEQSKKLLEATRALSTPSSSRHTSSCDVSYK from the exons ATGACACCGAACGGTGCTCGGATTCGCGCGCAGTCTAGGAGGGAAGTGTACGACAGGCTCCACAAGATACGCCTG GAACTTGAGGACTTGCGGCGTCACTGCGGGCGAAGTGACAGAGAAGCTCTCGAGGCCCTCAAGCGGACTTGTAAAGGGCAGGAAGAAGAAATCGCGCGTTTGAAGAAGAAACACGAG GAAGCCCAAGAACAAATAGAGTACTTGAAGATACTGTTATCAGCAAAGGGAGCAGACCAAACTGACTTGGATGCAGCTGAAACTTGCGTTGATCACAATGCCAATTCACAG TTGCTTGAAGGACAACTTCTGGACGGCTTGTGGGCTGCTGTGAAGCATGCCTGGTCTatggaagcagaaaaaaatgacCTGAACATCTTGCTTTCAAAAAAGGTGCTTGAGCTAAACAAGCTGCAGCTCCTCTATTCTGAACAATCAAAG aaactgCTGGAGGCAACACGAGCTCTCTCAACACCAAGTTCTTCTAGACACACCTCCAGCTGCGACGTATCCTACAAGTGA
- the LOC135898476 gene encoding neprilysin-1-like isoform X1, which yields MGHSLESSSSSLLLSGRGRGRYGRNSAQAKGSLAGARPHVGAGVVRGVLPLESAKPTKHVLEPAGRGCQRSYADSISNSRSTNALASEEAGHSQRGPGEHSGERGGDSRKRPAARRSSSTGTRWLLNKEPKLCVNTVYMLFLAAGMIVACTAYMTGYVASYQHRLFARDATNKKVCRNQVCKEVARSIARSLNRSVDPCKNFYRFVCDGWKRKHPVRRNEVRSSPFSLVGKELDTVIKKALSKVSITGKKQGALEKAAVMYHECLNNYEMTNSTRSMKVLTELLRYLHMPWPSLDANHTVDLFDIIVQLSLRWSIPSLFSISVIPDPEDTKTNILVINTMENLEMGFHQLQSNNQTKNDTQDILFMKMVQKIASIMGNNDTNYKSLAENVVMAPIVIASVKHFHFEVLGRSDAWPPKKYQIKHLENLTPQVNSTRWMSVINKYLPANVQVRETDEIIVMSPGYLWLVTSLLHQNNTIKMFHDFIGWSIAFLLGPLSSREIREAVSAYGQEVGMDFTDIDKEKLCRKDVEDYLPMPYGAIFVQSYTPDYIKDDAKVVVDHIKLAFAYALRLNTWMDDQTRTRAMAKVQRIVSHVAYPDWIKNKTELDESHADIPDIEGPYIKILMNLKEVYTFRSLSLLRQTNTRDEEYWTFSPATLNAFYEHSTNSITIPAAILNFPFYSYGLPPAMNYGSIGAIIGHEISHAFDTLGSHFDDSGNLRNWWTKETKSNFILKNYCFVLQYNSIYEPHSKRYLNGKQTLSENIADNGGLRQSFHAYRLHVDEHPGGKEENIPLEGLEEFTPDQLFFISSAYKWCADINPKAVKMIMNSDSHSLEEYRCNVAVENMVEFAKAFQCSPNEEMNPAKKCVVW from the exons ATGGGCCATAGTCTggagtcgtcatcatcatcattattgttATCAGGTAGAGGGCGCGGCAGGTACGGCCGCAACAGCGCGCAAGCCAAGGGTTCCCTTGCAGGCGCCAGGCCCCATGTCGGCGCCGGCGTCGTCCGCGGAGTCCTCCCACTGGAGTCAGCCAAGCCAACAAAGCACGTTCTGGAGCCAGCAGGACGCGGATGCCAACG TAGTTACGCCGACAGCATCTCGAACAGCCGCAGCACCAACGCCTTGGCCAGCGAAGAGGCGGGGCACTCGCAGCGCGGGCCTGGCGAGCACAGCGGGGAACGGGGCGGCGACAGCAGAAAGCGGCCGGCGGCGCGGCGGTCGTCTTCTACGGGCACACGATGGCTCCTCAACAAGGAGCCCAAGTTGTGCGTCAACACGGTCTACATGCTCTTCCTGGCGGCCGGCATGATCGTGGCCTGCACGGCCTACATGACCGGCTACGTGGCGTCGTACCAGCACCGGCTGTTCGCGAGGGACGCCACCAACAAGAAGGTCTGCCGCAATCAGGTCTGCAAGGAGGTGGCGCGAAGCATCGCTCGCTCTCTCAACCGAAGCGTGGACCCGTGCAAGAACTTCTACCGGTTCGTCTGCGACGGTTGGAAGCGCAAACACCCCGTGCGCCGCAACGAGGTGCGAAGCAGCCCGTTCTCGCTCGTCGGCAAAGAGTTGGACAccgttatcaagaaagcgttgagCAAGGTCTCCATCACGGGCAAGAAGCAAGGCGCCCTCGAAAAAGCGGCCGTTATGTATCACGAGTGTCTTAATAACTACGAAATGACCAACTCTACACGATCCATGAAGGTCCTCACGGAGCTGCTTCGCTACTTGCACATGCCATGGCCTTCTCTGGACGCGAACCACACTGTGGACCTGTTTGACATTATCGTGCAACTTTCGTTGCGCTGGTCCATCCCGAGCCTTTTCAGCATCTCGGTTATCCCAGACCCGGAGGACACCAAGACCAACATTCTGGTTATTAACACCATGGAGAACCTCGAAATGGGCTTTCACCAGCTGCAGTCAAACAATCAGACGAAAAATGACACGCAGGACATCCTATTCATGAAGATGGTGCAGAAAATCGCCTCTATCATGGGTAACAACGACACGAACTACAAATCTCTCGCCGAGAACGTCGTTATGGCGCCTATTGTCATCGCCTCGGTAAAACACTTCCACTTCGAGGTGCTAGGAAGGTCTGATGCATGGCCGCCGAAGAAGTACCAAATCAAGCACCTAGAAAACTTAACACCGCAGGTGAACTCTACACGCTGGATGTCGGTCATAAACAAATACCTGCCAGCAAACGTCCAAGTACGAGAAACTGATGAAATTATCGTCATGAGTCCGGGATATCTGTGGCTAGTGACAAGCTTGCTGCATCAGAATAATACCATTAAGATGTTCCACGATTTCATTGGTTGGTCCATTGCGTTTCTTCTGGGACCCCTCTCATCAAGAGAAATTAGAGAAGCAGTCAGTGCATATGGCCAAGAAGTCGGCATGGACTTCACTGACATAGACAAGGAAAAGCTCTGCAGGAAGGACGTTGAAGATTACTTGCCGATGCCGTACGGTGCCATTTTTGTTCAGTCTTACACACCAGACTACATAAAGGACGATGCTAAGGTCGTCGTCGATCACATCAAATTGGCTTTTGCCTATGCACTGAGGCTGAACACGTGGATGGACGACCAGACAAGAACGAGGGCAATGGCCAAAGTGCAGAGAATCGTCTCTCATGTCGCCTACCCTGATTGGATAAAGAACAAAACAGAACTAGATGAATCCCACGCCGACATTCCCGATATAGAGGGTCCCTACATAAAGATCCTCATGAACCTCAAAGAAGTCTACACATTTAGATCACTGTCGCTGCTTCGCCAAACAAACACCAGAGATGAAGAGTACTGGACTTTCAGTCCGGCTACACTGAATGCGTTCTACGAGCACTCTACCAACAGTATCACTATACCAGCTGCTATCCTCAACTTCCCCTTCTACTCCTATGGTCTGCCCCCTGCCATGAACTATGGCAGCATCGGTGCCATCATCGGCCATGAGATTAGTCACGCTTTCGACACCCTCGGAAGCCACTTTGATGACAGTGGGAACCTGCGCAACTGGTGGACTAAGGAGACAAAGAGCAACTTCATCCTCAAGAACTACTGCTTCGTGCTACAGTACAACAGCATCTACGAGCCGCACAGCAAACGCTACCTCAATGGCAAGCAGACCCTGTCAGAGAACATAGCGGACAATGGTGGCCTCAGGCAGTCATTCCACGCCTACCGGTTGCACGTCGACGAGCACCCTGGCGGCAAGGAGGAGAACATACCCCTGGAGGGCCTCGAAGAGTTCACTCCAGACCAGCTCTTCTTCATCAGCAGCGCATACAAATGGTGCGCTGACATCAACCCCAAGGCCGTCAAGATGATAATGAATTCAGACTCCCACTCATTAGAGGAGTACCGCTGCAACGTGGCTGTCGAGAACATGGTAGAGTTCGCAAAGGCCTTCCAGTGCAGCCCCAACGAGGAAATGAACCCAGCGAAAAAATGCGTTGTGTGGTGA
- the LOC135898476 gene encoding neprilysin-1-like isoform X2 yields the protein MSAPASSAESSHWSQPSQQSTFWSQQDADANASSYADSISNSRSTNALASEEAGHSQRGPGEHSGERGGDSRKRPAARRSSSTGTRWLLNKEPKLCVNTVYMLFLAAGMIVACTAYMTGYVASYQHRLFARDATNKKVCRNQVCKEVARSIARSLNRSVDPCKNFYRFVCDGWKRKHPVRRNEVRSSPFSLVGKELDTVIKKALSKVSITGKKQGALEKAAVMYHECLNNYEMTNSTRSMKVLTELLRYLHMPWPSLDANHTVDLFDIIVQLSLRWSIPSLFSISVIPDPEDTKTNILVINTMENLEMGFHQLQSNNQTKNDTQDILFMKMVQKIASIMGNNDTNYKSLAENVVMAPIVIASVKHFHFEVLGRSDAWPPKKYQIKHLENLTPQVNSTRWMSVINKYLPANVQVRETDEIIVMSPGYLWLVTSLLHQNNTIKMFHDFIGWSIAFLLGPLSSREIREAVSAYGQEVGMDFTDIDKEKLCRKDVEDYLPMPYGAIFVQSYTPDYIKDDAKVVVDHIKLAFAYALRLNTWMDDQTRTRAMAKVQRIVSHVAYPDWIKNKTELDESHADIPDIEGPYIKILMNLKEVYTFRSLSLLRQTNTRDEEYWTFSPATLNAFYEHSTNSITIPAAILNFPFYSYGLPPAMNYGSIGAIIGHEISHAFDTLGSHFDDSGNLRNWWTKETKSNFILKNYCFVLQYNSIYEPHSKRYLNGKQTLSENIADNGGLRQSFHAYRLHVDEHPGGKEENIPLEGLEEFTPDQLFFISSAYKWCADINPKAVKMIMNSDSHSLEEYRCNVAVENMVEFAKAFQCSPNEEMNPAKKCVVW from the exons ATGTCGGCGCCGGCGTCGTCCGCGGAGTCCTCCCACTGGAGTCAGCCAAGCCAACAAAGCACGTTCTGGAGCCAGCAGGACGCGGATGCCAACG CCAGTAGTTACGCCGACAGCATCTCGAACAGCCGCAGCACCAACGCCTTGGCCAGCGAAGAGGCGGGGCACTCGCAGCGCGGGCCTGGCGAGCACAGCGGGGAACGGGGCGGCGACAGCAGAAAGCGGCCGGCGGCGCGGCGGTCGTCTTCTACGGGCACACGATGGCTCCTCAACAAGGAGCCCAAGTTGTGCGTCAACACGGTCTACATGCTCTTCCTGGCGGCCGGCATGATCGTGGCCTGCACGGCCTACATGACCGGCTACGTGGCGTCGTACCAGCACCGGCTGTTCGCGAGGGACGCCACCAACAAGAAGGTCTGCCGCAATCAGGTCTGCAAGGAGGTGGCGCGAAGCATCGCTCGCTCTCTCAACCGAAGCGTGGACCCGTGCAAGAACTTCTACCGGTTCGTCTGCGACGGTTGGAAGCGCAAACACCCCGTGCGCCGCAACGAGGTGCGAAGCAGCCCGTTCTCGCTCGTCGGCAAAGAGTTGGACAccgttatcaagaaagcgttgagCAAGGTCTCCATCACGGGCAAGAAGCAAGGCGCCCTCGAAAAAGCGGCCGTTATGTATCACGAGTGTCTTAATAACTACGAAATGACCAACTCTACACGATCCATGAAGGTCCTCACGGAGCTGCTTCGCTACTTGCACATGCCATGGCCTTCTCTGGACGCGAACCACACTGTGGACCTGTTTGACATTATCGTGCAACTTTCGTTGCGCTGGTCCATCCCGAGCCTTTTCAGCATCTCGGTTATCCCAGACCCGGAGGACACCAAGACCAACATTCTGGTTATTAACACCATGGAGAACCTCGAAATGGGCTTTCACCAGCTGCAGTCAAACAATCAGACGAAAAATGACACGCAGGACATCCTATTCATGAAGATGGTGCAGAAAATCGCCTCTATCATGGGTAACAACGACACGAACTACAAATCTCTCGCCGAGAACGTCGTTATGGCGCCTATTGTCATCGCCTCGGTAAAACACTTCCACTTCGAGGTGCTAGGAAGGTCTGATGCATGGCCGCCGAAGAAGTACCAAATCAAGCACCTAGAAAACTTAACACCGCAGGTGAACTCTACACGCTGGATGTCGGTCATAAACAAATACCTGCCAGCAAACGTCCAAGTACGAGAAACTGATGAAATTATCGTCATGAGTCCGGGATATCTGTGGCTAGTGACAAGCTTGCTGCATCAGAATAATACCATTAAGATGTTCCACGATTTCATTGGTTGGTCCATTGCGTTTCTTCTGGGACCCCTCTCATCAAGAGAAATTAGAGAAGCAGTCAGTGCATATGGCCAAGAAGTCGGCATGGACTTCACTGACATAGACAAGGAAAAGCTCTGCAGGAAGGACGTTGAAGATTACTTGCCGATGCCGTACGGTGCCATTTTTGTTCAGTCTTACACACCAGACTACATAAAGGACGATGCTAAGGTCGTCGTCGATCACATCAAATTGGCTTTTGCCTATGCACTGAGGCTGAACACGTGGATGGACGACCAGACAAGAACGAGGGCAATGGCCAAAGTGCAGAGAATCGTCTCTCATGTCGCCTACCCTGATTGGATAAAGAACAAAACAGAACTAGATGAATCCCACGCCGACATTCCCGATATAGAGGGTCCCTACATAAAGATCCTCATGAACCTCAAAGAAGTCTACACATTTAGATCACTGTCGCTGCTTCGCCAAACAAACACCAGAGATGAAGAGTACTGGACTTTCAGTCCGGCTACACTGAATGCGTTCTACGAGCACTCTACCAACAGTATCACTATACCAGCTGCTATCCTCAACTTCCCCTTCTACTCCTATGGTCTGCCCCCTGCCATGAACTATGGCAGCATCGGTGCCATCATCGGCCATGAGATTAGTCACGCTTTCGACACCCTCGGAAGCCACTTTGATGACAGTGGGAACCTGCGCAACTGGTGGACTAAGGAGACAAAGAGCAACTTCATCCTCAAGAACTACTGCTTCGTGCTACAGTACAACAGCATCTACGAGCCGCACAGCAAACGCTACCTCAATGGCAAGCAGACCCTGTCAGAGAACATAGCGGACAATGGTGGCCTCAGGCAGTCATTCCACGCCTACCGGTTGCACGTCGACGAGCACCCTGGCGGCAAGGAGGAGAACATACCCCTGGAGGGCCTCGAAGAGTTCACTCCAGACCAGCTCTTCTTCATCAGCAGCGCATACAAATGGTGCGCTGACATCAACCCCAAGGCCGTCAAGATGATAATGAATTCAGACTCCCACTCATTAGAGGAGTACCGCTGCAACGTGGCTGTCGAGAACATGGTAGAGTTCGCAAAGGCCTTCCAGTGCAGCCCCAACGAGGAAATGAACCCAGCGAAAAAATGCGTTGTGTGGTGA